Within the Candidatus Paceibacterota bacterium genome, the region TTTTCAGCGACAGCGCAAATGGATATAGCTTTGAGCATTCATCCGAACTGACGGTAATTACAAACTCCGAAAAAGAAACGGTAATCTCACACAAAACACCATACAGACACGCTAATTTGTGCATTAATGAAAAGAATAGGGACATAAACCTAGATGATATTACTGATTTTTATATGTCGATCGGTTATATGAATGATAATGCCCTGAATTCGATCCGCGCAAGTGAAGACATTGCGGATCTGAAAGACGAAGGTTTGGAAGCTACCGAATTTGGAGGAAAAAAAGCATATTACATCGACAACACTGAAAGCGGATGCGGAACTACTGATTATTTCATGGAGCTTTCCAAAGACGAAACGATTATCATCAAAAGGCAAACAGTTCCGGAATTTTCAAAAAACATCGGATCATATTCATCGCTGAAAAATTCTATCATACCCGCGAACGACATGATATCGCCCTCAAAAAATGATTATATATTCGATCATATCGTATCGTCCATTCGAAGTATTAATTAATTTTATACAAACAAATACATGCAAATAACGCATGAATACAAAAATACAAAAATAGTCAAAAACACCGATGAAAGCACGGGCCTGATCCTTGGAAATGACATGGGTAATTATTATTATATAGCCAACCAGGATGAAACAAGATATCAGGGGTTTTTTTATTCCGATTGCAAGAATGTCAGAAATGAATTTATGGTGTATAAGATCATCGATTCGATTAATATGATCGATTCCGGGAAATTAACCGAGATCAGAAATGGTTTTTTTGAAGTAAGCCGGAAATATGAGAATGGCATCAGTGAAAAATATTTTTTGCCTAATGGCCATAATGCACTTTGCATCAAGACAAGCAGAACAAGCAAAGCCGAAATAGTGCTTGATATCAGACATCCCTATGATTCCAGGCTAATGGGAAGATTTTATGAGATTGAAATCAAAAACGATTGCGCTCTCATAAAATTTACGAAACGCAGGGACCAGAACGAAGACGGACTTGCAGATAAAAAGGAATATTCGCTATATCTTGCCATTAAAACCGACAAAGAAGAATACAAGAGCATAGGCCAATTCTTTTCAAAATACTATCAAAAAGATCACAAACGCAATTCAACTCCTTGGGACAGGTTTGTTTACAAAGCCGTTGAAATTGAATTCAGGGAAGCGGTTTTGGCAGTCGGAAGAACCCAGAAGGAAGCCATGGACGAGGTTTTGAGAGTTTACAAGAATTTCGACAAATTATATGAAAAACAAGCCGACACTGTGCACAAGAAATTAAAGTTTCCGAAGATAAGCGATGAAGAGATAAAGATGGCATATTTGTGCGCGCAAAACTCCATTTACACAATGCTTGTTGAGGCTAATATGAAAAAGGGAGCATATGCGGGCCTTCCCTGGTTTTTCCAATTTTGGACCCGAGATGAAGCAATATCGCTCTTGGAGATCCATAAATTGAAAGAAGATCTTTCACTTGAGATCATAAACAAGCACATCAGGTCGATCACCGGCGACGGGCAATTGCCAAAACAAAGATTCTATGGAGCATCGGAAAATGTGCTGAAAAGCGCAGATTCGCTGGGCTGGCTGATGGATCGAATAAAAAAATTAAATGATGCCAAAAAACTTCCCGAATACCTTAAACTGGAGATCATAGACACGATCGAGAAGGTCATACCCGACCTGATGCAAAAAAGAACGATCGATGATCTTGCCATCAATTATAACAACGAAACCTGGATGGACAGTATCGAAAGATCCGGTCAAAGAATTGAGATACAGGCAGGAAGGCTGAAAATATACAAGACCCTATACGAACTGACTCGGAATGATCAATATGAAATACTTGAAAGCGAGTTAAGAAAAAAAGTCCTGAGCAAGTTTTATGAAAATGGCATCCTCCTGGATAGCCCTTCCGATAAAACGGCGAGGCCGAATGCGTTCATAGCGGCCTATTTATATCCCGAACTGCTGTCAAATGAACAATGGGAAACATGCTTTGATAAACTTCTTGAAAGGTTATATCTTCCGTGGGGAGGCATCTCCACCGTTGATATAAAAAGCGACATGTTCATCGCCCACGACACGGGAGAGAATAGTTTAAGTTATCACAATGGCAACAGCTGGTATTGGATAAACAACCTTGTTGCGTTAGTTCTGTATAGGATCAATGCCCATAAATATTCCGAATATATAAACTCGATCATGGAAGCTAACACGAAAGATATCCTCTATGAAGGCATAGCCGGACATCACAGTGAAGTAAGCAGTGCCGAAAAAAAGACATGCTCCGGATGCAATGCGCAATTATGGAGCAGTGCCATGTATCTCGAGGTTTTTGACGAAATGCTGAACAGCTGATCATGATATGTTGTTTTTGATATTTTATTTTTAACTTTTTGTTATGGTGATGGCGATGAAAAAAAAGCATTATTACAAGGCACTAACCGGCGGACAAGCGGTTGCAGTGGCGATGAAGCAGATAAATCCCGACGTGGTTGCGGCATATCCTATCACTCCGCAAACACCTATTATCGAAACATTCGCTCAGTTTGTTGCTGATGGAAAAGTGGACACCGAACTCATAGACGTCGAATCCGAACATAGCGCAATGAGCGCCGTTGTCGGCGCATCCGCAGCCGGGACAAGGGCCATGACGGCAACTTCTTCCCAGGGACTTGCACTGATGGCTGAAATCGTTTACATTGCTTCCGGATCAAGACTTCCTATCGTGATGGCTGTTGCAAATCGGGCGCTTTCGGCTCCGATCAATATTCATTGCGATCACACAGATTCCATGTTCCTGCGAGATGCATCATGGATACAGCTATACAGCGAAAATGCCCAGGAGGCATATGACAACACGCTGATCGCAGTCAGACTTTCGGAACATGATGACGTTCAACTGCCGGTTATGGTCATGCAAGACGGTTTTATTACTTCTCATAGCGTTCAGAATGTCCTTATATTGGATGACGCCAAGGCAAAAAAATTCATCGGACCGTTCAATTCCCATTCGCCCCTGCTTGATATGAAAAAACCCGTTACCATCGGCCCGCTTGACCTGTTTGACTACTTTTTCGAGCACAAATACCAGCAAGCGGAGGCAATGGAAAAAAGCAAAAAAGTATTGAAGCAGATAGACAGCGAATATTACAAAATGACAGGAAGAAAGTATGAATTTATAGAAAAATATAAGACGAATGACGCAGACTATATCATAGTCGTATTGAGTTCAACCGCAGGAACCGCAAAGGTTGTCGTCGACAATCTCCGAAAGGCAAAAAAGAAAGTCGGACTCATCAAGATAAGGTGCATGAGGCCTTTCCCGAATAACGAGATCGCCAAAGCGCTCTCGGGCGCCAAGGAAGTTGCCGTATTGGACAGGTCTATATCATTTGGAAACTACAGTCCTGTGTTCACAGAGATCAGATCTTCACTTTACGAAGTTAAGCGCAAACCAAAGCTTTATAACTACATATACGGCCTTGGAGGCAGAAACATAGGACTAAATGATATCGAGAATGTATATAATGATTTGATGAAACACAGAAATAATGATAAAATAAAATACATAGGCTTAAGAAAATAACGAAAACGATGTATAAAAGCATAAACGATCTGGTAATAGATACAAAATCGCTGCAGATACAGGGAGCATCAAGTGTGGCAAAAATTGTCATTGACATCCTTTCAGGCAATAAAGACAATCTGTTGAAAAAATCCAAGACTAAAGATGAATTCATCGAAAGCATCAAAGATGTGGCATCAAGGCTGGCATTGGCCGAACCGACGCAAACAATGGCTCAAAATATCCTCGGATCTCTTATTGTTGAACTTCAGGACGACAAGATCGTAAGTCTCGAAACCTGTGTTTCAGCTTTTGACAAAACACTCAGTGATATTGAGAAAAAGATCATCGAGAACGAAAAAAGATTCATCGAAAACGGAGTTGCGCTTATAAAAAGTCTCTCCAAAAAAAGCCGCACCGCGAACATTCTGACACACTGCCATTCATCGGGCGTCAGGAATGTGCTTAAGGCTGCCAATGACGCCGAAGTTCCCTTTAAGGTCTTCAATACCGAGACGAGGCCGGTTTTCCTCGGCAGAGCGACTGCAAAAAAAATGGTTGACGAAAATATGGATGTCACAATGATAATCGATAGCGCAGCGCCTTTCGTTATAAGCGGAAAAGCCGGAGATAAATTCAAAACCGATGCAGTTCTCCTGGGTTGCGACACCATGACGATAAACGGCGACGCAGTGAATAAGATAGGAAGTTATGGCATTTCTCTTTCGGCGTATTTTAATAAAGTTCCTCTGTATATCGTCACAAGCTTGCTTAAGGCGCGAAAGGGTGTTTATAATATACTGGACATTCCGATGGAGATCAGGCCGTGCAGCGAAGTATGGGATGATGCACCCGCCGGACTCAATATAATAAATTTAGGGTTCGATGTCATACCCAGTGAATTTATTACCGGCTACATTACGGAATTCGGCATAATAAAGCCCGGTGACATAAAGAACACCATTTCAAGAAATTATCCGAGACTATTGTAAATACCGATTAAGACATTATCTCAATAGTCCTTTTCGGGACTATTTTTAGAACTATAAAAAGACCTATGCGAAACAACATTTTCATATTGTCGCTCGGAGGATCATTGATAGTGCCCGGTGAGGTAGATCATGAGTTCCTAAAGGCATTTGTCGCGCTGATCCGCAAAAAAACGCAAACGGGAAATAGGTTTATTATTGTCTGCGGAGGAGGGGGAGTCAACAAGCTCTATAACCAGGCAGCAACCAAAACAAGAGCAATGACCAACGACGAACTGGATTGGATCGGTATTTATGCGACCCGATACAACGCGGAATTCATCAGAATTCTTTTTTCGGACCTGGCCTATGGAAAAGTTGCCGCCAACCCTCACAAAAAATTCAAAACAAAAAAACCGGTGATCATCGGCGCGGGATATATGCCCGGATGGTCAAGCGATTATGATGCAGTATATCTGGCCAAAACATACGGCGCAAAAACAGTCGTAAACCTATCCAACATAGATTATGCATATGACAAAGACCCGAAAACATTCCCTGATGCGAAAATAATCGAAAACATAAGCTGGACCGATTTCAGAAAAATCGTGGGAAATGAGTGGAAACCGAGAATGAACACGCCCTTCGACCCGATCGCAAGCAAAGAAGCGCAAAAGTTAAAACTTAAAGTGATCGTGATGAACGGAAAGAATATCTCAAATCTCGAAAATCTAATTGACGGAAAAGATTTCAAAGGCACTATTGTCTCATAATTGTTGGTTTTTGCCCTGCATTGAACTATTCTGAACATATAATATAACGCGCATCCTAGTAAAAATTATCGCATATGGAACTGTTGTCGCTGGATCTGAACAATAAAGAAAAATATGATGACCTTATAAGCAAAGCCGCCTTCTCTTTGAAAAGCGGCAAGGTTTTAGTGTACCCGACAGATACGCTATATGGACTCGGGGCAAACGCCTTTGACGCAAAAGCGATATTGAATATTTTCAAGATCAAGAGACAAGACCGGAGCAAGCCGATATCAATTATCGCAAGAGATATACCGATGGCAAAAAAAATAGCCTGCATAGATTCAAGGGTTGAAAAAATACTGAAGAACATCTGGCCGGGACCGATCACAATAATCCTAAGAAAGAAAGATATAATTCCTCATATACTGACGGCGAACGGCGAAACAATAGGAGTGAGAATACCTGCTTTCAAATTCGTAAACGACCTTATGAGCTCGATAGATTTTCCGATCACAGCCACAAGCGCCAACATATCAGGCGAGAAAAACCTTCTTGCTCCCAAAGATATCTTAAGCAAGTTCTTTCAAGGCGAAAATTGTCCCGATGTTTTTATTGATGCCGGAAAAATTAGAAATCCGGAGCCTTCAACGATAATTGACCTGACGACTCAAACGCCCAAAATAGTCAGAATAGGCGTTGTCGGTAAAGAAAAAATGCTAGATATTTTTAAGAAATTCATTTAGTGAATATGTCCAATATTTTCGTAGATCACTTTTTAATGCACAGACTGAAACGGGAGATATCGGAGCTATATGCGACTATCACCATCAAGGACTTTGCATTTTCAATGATGGCGCTTTATGAACCGATTTTCCTGTTCAAACAATTTAATTCGATCTCTGTCGTTTTTTTGTTTTACACGATAGTCTATGGAATGTATTTTATCTTTCTCCCTCTGGGAAGCAAACTGGCGGCAAGATATGGTTTTGAGCACTGCATGTTTTACAGCATACCATTCGCGATATTTTATTTTTTGACATTATCCCAAGTTCCCGGACATAAAGAATTGATCATTCTATCCATATTTCTCGTTACTGCATATAAGATCCTTTTCTGGCCCGCCTATCACGCTGATTTTGCGCATTATAGCACTTCAGGCTACAGGGGAAGGGCGCTTAGCATGCTATCGTTCGTTTCCACCTTTTCGACGATAATCGGACCAATAATCGGCGGATATATCCTTTCAAGATTCGGATTCGAAGTCCTTTATCTCACAGTATCGATCATAAGCCTTGCGTCAATTATCCCGCTGTTTACTACGAAAGAACAATTTCAACCTCACATATTTTCATACAGAAAAGCCCTTGAGCGGATCTTCACTCCCCATGATCACTATAAAAGAAAAGACTTTTGGGCTTATTTCGGCTTTGGAGAAGAGATCATAGGAGCGGTCGCTTGGCCGATATTCATATTCCTGATAATTGAAAAGTATTACCTTATGGGTATTATCATAGGCATTTCAACTATTGCCCTTTCGTTTATATCGCTTTACGTCGGAAAACTTTCCGACACACTCGATGTGGGCGGCAGAAAAAAACTGCTCTATTCAGGCGAAGCTCTGAGGTTCATATCTTGGTTCCTGAGGCCGTTTGCGGCGAATTGGCTCGGTGTCCTGCTCATTGACGTTTTATCTTCAGGTTCGAAGATCGGAATAAATTATCCACTGATGACCTCTGCCTACAATAAAGGAGACGACCATAAGGGATTTTTGAAATATATGACTTTTTTTGAAATGTCATTGGCAATGGGCAAGATGCTGATCTCATTTTTTGCTTTAATTATTACACTCCTATTCGCGGGCTACGACATGTGGCTTAGCCTTTTCTCATTAGCGGGATTCTGGTCCTTATTATTCATTTGTAAATATAAAAAAGCATGACGGACATTCTTCAGTCAATCTTTCTCGGAATCGTGCAGGGGGCTTCGGAATTTCTTCCGATATCAAGTTCCGCTCATCTGATCCTGATACCGAAAATATTCAATTGGCAAGACCAAGGCTTGGCTTTTGACGTAGCCTTGCATCTGGGTACGCTGTTTGCAGTTTTGACATATTTTTTCAACGACTGGAAACAGGTGATCGCTTCATCGCCGCTATTCAAGATCAATAAATCCCCGAGACTGTTTGATTCCCTGAGATCTGATCCGCTTTTTATTATCATCATTTCAACCATACCCGGTGCATTATCCGGGATCCTGCTGGAAAAGAATGCAGAATCTGTTTTCAGAAATCCGATCCTGATCGCAGGCACCCTGTTCCTTGGAGGTTTGATATTATTCTATGCCGATCGAACCGGCAAAAAGAATTCGAACAGCATAACGCTCAAAAAAGGATTAGTGATCGGATGCGCTCAGGCTTTTGCGATCATACCGGGAATATCCAGAAGCGGAGTCACCATAGCAGCCGCGCTTATCATGGGATTCGACAGAGTTTCCGCAGCACGATTTTCATTCCTGCTTTCAACACCGATCATCCTGGGAGCCGGAATAAAAGAACTTCCCGTGCTGATGGAGCGGGGGATCGATGCCGGACTTATTTCAGGGATCGTATTTGCATCACTGAGCGGATATCTTGCCATAAAATACATGATCAGTTATCTTGCAACGCGGAATTACGACCTATTTGTCGCATACAGGATCATTCTGGCAATATTTATCTTTATTTCATTCATGAACACACAATGAACAAAACCTACATTAACAAGATCGGATGGTTTGCATCATTAATGGCGGTCTTGATGTTTTCATCATACATAGACCAGATACGCCTGAATTTATCCGGGAATAAAGGTTCGATCATCCTTCCCATTGCCACAACGGTCAATTGCATATCCTGGTCAGCCTATGCAATGCTCAAGGAAAAGAAAGATTGGCCGCTTTTTGTCTGCAATGCGATAGGAATTGTTTTTGGCGTCATCACTGCCATCACTGCTCTTGTCTAAGCGATAAAAAAACAGCTCAATCTTCATAATTGATGCCGTTTTTTTATTCTAAATCCCTTACTATTCGCTTAGCCTTCATCATATTCCTATCTCAAGTTCATCGCGATCCTCCTTGATGCAGGATTTTTTGATCAATTCGGCAACCAGATGCACTTCTTTATCCGTCTTGAGCCCCAACTCCTGCGGCTTCATCACAAATATTTCGCTTGAAACTGCGCTGTCAAGATCGCTTGAGCCAAGATGAACTCCTTTTGCTTTTTCAACCTGCACCCGATCTGCAAAATCTCTTATTTTATTGATCACCCTCGACACATTGTCTTCGCCCATCAAATGTTCTATATTATGCCTGATGTCGTCGAAATCAATCCTTATC harbors:
- a CDS encoding Gmad2 immunoglobulin-like domain-containing protein, with the translated sequence MMKKPLISLSDIPDAIMGLCLIFGIGSVFGLLVFASFEIERTKVLEARESTSLEGEYFGNKFILVKTPYKNSTISNPAYVSGMANVYEANVRIRIKEEGNVLADTFLTAEGTADDLYDYNGDIMFSFPEKPNGSIEIFEENPKNGKDTYKVIIPVVFEDHSELIKWNVFSDSANGYSFEHSSELTVITNSEKETVISHKTPYRHANLCINEKNRDINLDDITDFYMSIGYMNDNALNSIRASEDIADLKDEGLEATEFGGKKAYYIDNTESGCGTTDYFMELSKDETIIIKRQTVPEFSKNIGSYSSLKNSIIPANDMISPSKNDYIFDHIVSSIRSIN
- a CDS encoding amylo-alpha-1,6-glucosidase, with protein sequence MQITHEYKNTKIVKNTDESTGLILGNDMGNYYYIANQDETRYQGFFYSDCKNVRNEFMVYKIIDSINMIDSGKLTEIRNGFFEVSRKYENGISEKYFLPNGHNALCIKTSRTSKAEIVLDIRHPYDSRLMGRFYEIEIKNDCALIKFTKRRDQNEDGLADKKEYSLYLAIKTDKEEYKSIGQFFSKYYQKDHKRNSTPWDRFVYKAVEIEFREAVLAVGRTQKEAMDEVLRVYKNFDKLYEKQADTVHKKLKFPKISDEEIKMAYLCAQNSIYTMLVEANMKKGAYAGLPWFFQFWTRDEAISLLEIHKLKEDLSLEIINKHIRSITGDGQLPKQRFYGASENVLKSADSLGWLMDRIKKLNDAKKLPEYLKLEIIDTIEKVIPDLMQKRTIDDLAINYNNETWMDSIERSGQRIEIQAGRLKIYKTLYELTRNDQYEILESELRKKVLSKFYENGILLDSPSDKTARPNAFIAAYLYPELLSNEQWETCFDKLLERLYLPWGGISTVDIKSDMFIAHDTGENSLSYHNGNSWYWINNLVALVLYRINAHKYSEYINSIMEANTKDILYEGIAGHHSEVSSAEKKTCSGCNAQLWSSAMYLEVFDEMLNS
- the porA gene encoding pyruvate ferredoxin oxidoreductase, coding for MKKKHYYKALTGGQAVAVAMKQINPDVVAAYPITPQTPIIETFAQFVADGKVDTELIDVESEHSAMSAVVGASAAGTRAMTATSSQGLALMAEIVYIASGSRLPIVMAVANRALSAPINIHCDHTDSMFLRDASWIQLYSENAQEAYDNTLIAVRLSEHDDVQLPVMVMQDGFITSHSVQNVLILDDAKAKKFIGPFNSHSPLLDMKKPVTIGPLDLFDYFFEHKYQQAEAMEKSKKVLKQIDSEYYKMTGRKYEFIEKYKTNDADYIIVVLSSTAGTAKVVVDNLRKAKKKVGLIKIRCMRPFPNNEIAKALSGAKEVAVLDRSISFGNYSPVFTEIRSSLYEVKRKPKLYNYIYGLGGRNIGLNDIENVYNDLMKHRNNDKIKYIGLRK
- the pyrH gene encoding UMP kinase, which produces MRNNIFILSLGGSLIVPGEVDHEFLKAFVALIRKKTQTGNRFIIVCGGGGVNKLYNQAATKTRAMTNDELDWIGIYATRYNAEFIRILFSDLAYGKVAANPHKKFKTKKPVIIGAGYMPGWSSDYDAVYLAKTYGAKTVVNLSNIDYAYDKDPKTFPDAKIIENISWTDFRKIVGNEWKPRMNTPFDPIASKEAQKLKLKVIVMNGKNISNLENLIDGKDFKGTIVS
- a CDS encoding L-threonylcarbamoyladenylate synthase, which translates into the protein MELLSLDLNNKEKYDDLISKAAFSLKSGKVLVYPTDTLYGLGANAFDAKAILNIFKIKRQDRSKPISIIARDIPMAKKIACIDSRVEKILKNIWPGPITIILRKKDIIPHILTANGETIGVRIPAFKFVNDLMSSIDFPITATSANISGEKNLLAPKDILSKFFQGENCPDVFIDAGKIRNPEPSTIIDLTTQTPKIVRIGVVGKEKMLDIFKKFI
- a CDS encoding MFS transporter, with the translated sequence MSNIFVDHFLMHRLKREISELYATITIKDFAFSMMALYEPIFLFKQFNSISVVFLFYTIVYGMYFIFLPLGSKLAARYGFEHCMFYSIPFAIFYFLTLSQVPGHKELIILSIFLVTAYKILFWPAYHADFAHYSTSGYRGRALSMLSFVSTFSTIIGPIIGGYILSRFGFEVLYLTVSIISLASIIPLFTTKEQFQPHIFSYRKALERIFTPHDHYKRKDFWAYFGFGEEIIGAVAWPIFIFLIIEKYYLMGIIIGISTIALSFISLYVGKLSDTLDVGGRKKLLYSGEALRFISWFLRPFAANWLGVLLIDVLSSGSKIGINYPLMTSAYNKGDDHKGFLKYMTFFEMSLAMGKMLISFFALIITLLFAGYDMWLSLFSLAGFWSLLFICKYKKA
- a CDS encoding undecaprenyl-diphosphate phosphatase is translated as MTDILQSIFLGIVQGASEFLPISSSAHLILIPKIFNWQDQGLAFDVALHLGTLFAVLTYFFNDWKQVIASSPLFKINKSPRLFDSLRSDPLFIIIISTIPGALSGILLEKNAESVFRNPILIAGTLFLGGLILFYADRTGKKNSNSITLKKGLVIGCAQAFAIIPGISRSGVTIAAALIMGFDRVSAARFSFLLSTPIILGAGIKELPVLMERGIDAGLISGIVFASLSGYLAIKYMISYLATRNYDLFVAYRIILAIFIFISFMNTQ
- a CDS encoding SemiSWEET family transporter, with the translated sequence MNKTYINKIGWFASLMAVLMFSSYIDQIRLNLSGNKGSIILPIATTVNCISWSAYAMLKEKKDWPLFVCNAIGIVFGVITAITALV